The following proteins are co-located in the Gavia stellata isolate bGavSte3 chromosome 18, bGavSte3.hap2, whole genome shotgun sequence genome:
- the LOC104259436 gene encoding LOW QUALITY PROTEIN: urotensin-2 receptor-like (The sequence of the model RefSeq protein was modified relative to this genomic sequence to represent the inferred CDS: substituted 1 base at 1 genomic stop codon), with protein sequence MYGYIVTLALADLYLPTIPVVVCLYFVGDWHFGDLGCSILFSLNLLTMHASIFILTPSRALSATWRVVRPLDTLHRSRDHRRVATCLVWLVAFFLTLPTTIPIDLPTSRRDGGTKRRCHATWQMGTYKVYLIVLFNTRILAPGVVIRCLYTELARTYWRSQRALVLSTEETSXCPRQKVPCIIFSIVLAYWARFTPFWLRQLFSIPWYEQGDRGGTAVVSINFLVTCPAYGNSCLNPFLYTLLPKNHSEVSAYKVERVMTKRTPDLMLFFGQV encoded by the exons ATGTACGGGTACATCGTCACCTTGGCCCTGGCCGATCTGTACCTACCCACCATCCCCGTCGTGGTCTGCTTGTACTTCGTGGGGGACTGGCACTTTGGAGACCTGGGCTGCAGCATCCTCTTCAGCCTCAACCTCCTCACCATGCACGCCAGCATCTTCATCCTCACACCATCACGAGCACTGAGCGCTACCTGGCGCGTTGTCAGGCCTCTGGACACCCTGCACAGGTCGAGGGACCACCGGCGGGTGGCCACCTGCCTGGTGTGGCTGGTGGCCTTCTTCCTCACCCTCCCCACCACAATCCCCATCGACCTGCCCACCAGCCGCCGTGACGGGGGGACCAAGCGTAGGTGCCACGCCACATGGCAGATGGGGACCTACAAGGTGTATCTCATCGTCCTCTTCAACACCCGCATCCTCGCTCCAGGCGTTGTCATCCGCTGCTTGTACACCGAGCTGGCTAGGACCTACTGGAGGTCCCAGCGGGCTCTTGTTCTCAGCACCGAGGAAACCAGCTGATGTCCCAGGCAGAAGGTCCCGTGTATCATCTTC agCATCGTGCTCGCTTACTGGGCTCGCTTCACGCCCTTCTGGCTGCGGCAGCTCTTCAGCATCCCTTGGTACGAGCAGGGGGACCGGGGTGGCACCGCCGTTGTCTCCATCAACTTCCTCGTGACCTGCCCAGCCTACGGCAACAGCTGCCTCAACCCCTTCCTCTACACGCTGCTCCCCAAAAACCACAGCGA